Below is a window of Falco rusticolus isolate bFalRus1 chromosome 9, bFalRus1.pri, whole genome shotgun sequence DNA.
CATGGGCACAACAGAGAGTGGTGAGGGGGTGCAGACTGAGTTCTAGCCCCATGGACTGGCCCCAGTGATGCTGGGGGTTGGGGTAGGGGGAATAGGACCTGTTGCGCTGCTGGggacagaaagcagcacagcgggagagggaggggatggggaacACTGAGACCTTATTGCCTAGCCTGGAGGGGGTCCTCGCTGCTGCGTGGGTCTGGCCACAGCCAAGTGGTCCTACTGGGTCGGACCGGGGggcccctgccctggcacagggcacCCCCTGGACTCTGCTCTGTCCTTCtgccttattttcttcttttctactGAAGAGATGCTTTATctgcctcctcccacccccgcccccgccccagcaCAAGTGCCTGTGGCTGCCAGGGGGGAGCTGGCACTAACCCCACCGTGGATGGGTGAGGGTCAGCCCCTGCCCCAACCCGGGGGTTTCCTGGAAGCCTGCCCACTGCCATCCtacccagccagctccagcagtgcctgtgggAGAGGGGACTGCAGGGGATGATGGAAAATGTGAtagcagccagggcagggcagggatgggtgctggcactgctgctggtgaggcgagagctggggctggcagcgccCAGGCTGAGCTCACAGCACCCAGCGCCCACCCCCTGACTACCCTCACCGCAGGGTCTTCAAGCAGCTATTTAAGTTCAGAGGAAAATGTTAGAGGGGAAGGCGGCATTCACGCAGTGCCTCCAGGGGCTGCCTCCGGGCTGAGGCTTGCCACGCAGCGGAGGGACCCCAGCTCTCGCCCACTGGTGCTCCCCAGCACCGTGCACGGATGATTTCTCTGGCTCTCAGGCTCTGCAGGTTTTGGCACCTGCACCGATGGTGAAGCAAAGAGCTGGTGCCTTAGCAGGGGcttgctgccccccccccagcagccctgcccaccGTGGGGAGGGGGACGGGACTGGCACAGCCCCCATGCAGAGATGCTAAAAGCCCCGGAGCTGGTGGGAGTTGGCAGGACTCGTGAGCGTGAGACACGTGTGCACGTGCACGGAGCAGGGACCAGCACCCCAACACTCGCCTGTATTTTAGGTGCCGCTGTTTCTGCCTCTGAAGGGGGGTGCCCGGCTGAACCCGCTCGGGAAGGACACCCCCCAGAGTGCCTTGCTTTGGGAACTTAAAACCTGTCTCTTCCAGGatattttattaagaaagttatacaaatgtttaaaaatatgcttataataattaataaaacggaaaagctttatttaaagCCAGAGGAGACTGTTCTTATtcccccgcccccgggggctgggctggaggggtAGGGCTGGGGATCCCTACTCCCACTAAGACTGGGGGGGTGCCCCATCCTGAGACCACCCAGCAGCAATATGAGCCAGGAGCTGAACAACTGAGATGACTTTTATTAAAAGGGGTGTCCCGAGAAAGCAGCAAGAGGCAcccgcagcagcagcttcccctcAGCACGGCCCCACGCAtggcctgggggctgctctgACCCCATCCCTGAAGCCCTGGGCAGGAGTAGGGGGCAATGGGGGCGGGGAAGGTCAACAGGACCCCCCCTTGTCCCCAGAAGGCACTGTGTGAATTGGGGCTTGGTGCAGGGAAGTTCTgagcaggagggcagggatgcctgtccccagcatgtccccttccccagcaggtCACTGGGCCATTCTTGTTCCAGCCAGGATGACCCCCCTGAAGTGTTGGGGGGAGGAAATGCCCAGCACCCCCCTGCCGTCATCACCCGGCCAAAGCTCCCTGAGAGCCGGGGGGCAGCCACCAGCCGAGGACGGTGGCAGTGTGGCAGAGTGCTGGCCATGGGactccccagcacctccccatCCGAATCAGGCCAGCACTGAGGGTCCCTGCAGCAAATCCTTGGTGTGCTGTGTCCCGCACAGGACAGAGACAAGGACAGACCCAGCAGAAGTGACAGCAGCTATTCCAGACAAAGTAGCAGGAGGCATGGAGCACATCGCCCACCATCCCAGGGGGGGTGCCTACCCCCGACCGAGCAGGGGGTACACCAGGAAATAGCCCAGTGTGGAGCCCGCAATGGCCCCCAGAAAGATCCAGGTGTTGTAGGACATGACGGCCAGCATCACCATGTAGCCCAGCACCACCTGCACCACGTGGAACAGCGTCTGGCCGACGTGGTACTGAAACCACCTGTGGAAGATGGGAAACCCCATCAACGaggggccagggcagctggcaccCCTGCCTCGCCAGCAGTCCACAGCGGGCAGAGATGGGtttggggagaagggagagggatGGGGGCTACaaccagcagtgcagggggaaaTCCCACGCCAACAGCACCGGGAGGGTATTACTAAGAGGTTGGCAGGAAGAAGAGCCTCGGGAATGGTCTGGGATGAAACAGAAAACCCCAGGGCTTGGCTCCAATGGCTtgtgctgggaaggaaagaCCTGGGCCAGCTTTGCTGGGgtgcctgagctgctgctggttcCCAGCCCTGAAGCACAAGGACCCTCCTGCACCCACAGTGGCTCCTGGGGGAATGCGAGCATTTAAGACAGTTGAAGAACACCCTGGACATCTCCCCCAGTACCTGGAGGGGCCGGGATGCCCCCAGGGCCACCTCCCGAGGCTGTACACCTGCCTCTTTCCTGCAAGCCTGTTAATCCCCGTCTGCCCCTTCACAGCCTTGCTCCTCTCCTGCGCTAGCCCAGGGGTCCTACATCCATCcctgagccccagccccaggcgACCCCACTAGCCAGGTGCATGGGGGTCCCCACAGTACCTGCCCTGTGTGAGGCCagtgtcctcctcctcctccggctCCACCAGTGCCTCTCGGCTgaggctgtggggcagagccagcagcgCCCGCCGCAGCAGCACGGCCTTACCCATCTTGACGGCTTCGTAAAGCATCGACAGCAGCAGGATCACCAGCACTGAGAGTGCCATCCCTGCATGAGAAACACCCTGCTGCTGCgtgctggtgggagagggggtgtGGGGGCAAGGAGGGGGACAGCAGGTCCTGGCACAGAGGGCTTGGGCACATCCATAGGATAAAGTGGAAGGAACGAAGGGCTCCTGGGATTGGGGTTGGGCCGCAGTGACAGGCAGCAGGTTTGGGATGTGCTGGGAAACGACGTATTTAGCCCAATCCCCCCTCCATATTCCTAGGGAGTATTTTTTGGAAGGGgttgctctgaaaaaaatcagcatctttGCATCTACTCCATAAAAATGAGAAGGTTGAAGTATGATGCTGGgacaataatttaaaaaaccccaacagcataaaagaaaacaggaagctGAGTCACCACCGAGTGACCAGGAAGACGGGGGTTGGCAAGCCTGGGAGGGGGATGCTTCCCTGAGCAGCTTGGGAGGAtcaccccctgcccagggcatTACAGGGGCACGGCACTGTTCATCACGGTAGGAAAGGGTCAGCCAAAAACAGACAGTGCCCGCCGAGCTCTGGGGCAAGTGGAGCCCACCAGAGCTCTGCCCCGACCCCTCCAAGCAGTAGGTGCCCCCACACTAATGCTGCGTGGGGGCCCTGCTCCCCCTACTCCCAGCCCATTGCTAACACTGCTCCGGCTGGGAATGCAAAGCCACGGCTTGGTTCTCTGCCCCACATCCCTTTCCCTGGGTGGAAAACACAGCCGAACAGATGGGTGTCCTGAGGCTGGCAGCCTACCTGTGGGGGTGTGGACACTCCAGAAgtcaaacagcagcactgctgtgtcCGAGAAGTAGAAGGACATCTGGAAGAGAGGTCAAGCAGTGATGGGGCAGACAGGGGCTGGGGTGCCCACACCTTCAGTGGGTCCATGCACCCACCACTCCGAAGGGCTGAGCCCCAGTGCTGATGCTCAGCCGGGGTTTTACCAAATGGTGCAATTTCCCACCCCCAAATTCCTGAAACTGGAAGAGGAACTTGCACTGAAAATCAATCACGCAGACCACCCTCTAGCAGGACAGTTTTCACCTCTAGCAGCAGTTCCCGCGCCTGTGTCTGGGATGGTGAGAAAAAGAGTTTATCCCTGTGAGAGAGAGACGATCCCAGGGCTTCATTAGCCCAGATTTGAGAAGGGAAGGTCTGTGGGAGACAGACAGAAGCTAGTGGACATCATCTGCAGCCTGAAGCAGTGGTGGCCAGAGCCCAGCcaccctctgctctcctctgcctcccGTGGCTCCTCTTGTATCGCTGGGACCGGCCAAagcacccacagccacaggcCTGATGATGGGCGCCAGGGCAGCTGGTCCAGGGCTGCCTCCCTGGCACAGGAGCATCGGTCCAAGCACTGGGGCTGCCGGGACCTACAAAGGCATCAACCCCCTCTTTATCACACTCAAACACGAAGAACAAGTACTGCTCTTGCGTAACGAATCCACCTACAGTGCTGATAC
It encodes the following:
- the SLC31A2 gene encoding probable low affinity copper uptake protein 2 → MQMSFYFSDTAVLLFDFWSVHTPTGMALSVLVILLLSMLYEAVKMGKAVLLRRALLALPHSLSREALVEPEEEEDTGLTQGRWFQYHVGQTLFHVVQVVLGYMVMLAVMSYNTWIFLGAIAGSTLGYFLVYPLLGRG